caagcgcacgatcacaccgcacggttgacaattcactcatcacaagcagcatagagtactcaacattcctcaatctcccccttgatgagtgcattgtcaacacaccacatgAAAACAGAtaagtgataaaaagagaagcaagaaagtgaagaactcaagcaagtgacacaaaGCTCAGTAAAGCagaaacagtcacttactcaagcagagatcgatcccctaagacaagggcaatggCTCGacacaatcgatcaaaagccaaaacatgactcctcaaagacagaggtaacgctcgatgCAGTCATGCTGGAAGTGGAAGGAAAACgaagaaaaccaggagccagaaATAAAGCCGACACTCCCAAaccaaagtttttccctctcacaagtgcaactctcccaaaatgatgcactctcaaagccctgtgcacaataaGTTTTTCAAAATCAAACAAGTTACCCAAGtttcccccttgttcgatcacttatcccaaaattctcccccttgttggtacatgcacacatcaagcctaaaaagacctaaagctcccctgaagctgaaactccccctgaacagatgctatgcaatgaatgcaatgcaggaggtgtaagtgaaagtatttagggatacaatgatatgagcaatatctagtcacaagcacgtgtgcatccataaacaagacctgcatctagctcaacacgGTATATCAAATCAGGCTAGAGCTAGACAAGTtaagtttaggagaaataaaagcatcacccatgatctagcactaacaagtagagaatggaaagcagtgcgactaatactcatacaggtgagccaaaacagtcaaagcatgttgcaaacattcatttttcaatcaaattatatcaagcaattcttaatgccagaggttgaaagcttgtcaagttttacttagcaacgaggccaggcctatgccaaaagacaatcagaagcaaTTATTTAACACTGCTAAATAGCaagatttcttttcaaaatttttttgccaaaaaagaTCTAAACACGGTCTAAAGATATATTATGATATGTAAGATAACGTTTTTTTGACTAGTCCAGTACTTTTGGTCTATATTGATGTAAATTGAAAAGGCAGTACAAATGGAGGTCATTTAACACCGTCGGATATTCTGATGCATGAAGGGTTTTTTTAATATAGTACTAGTGCTAGCTCATCATCGCCCGCAAGCATAAATCTAATGCAAGTGTAGATCAATGCAAAAATCATTAAAAGAATTTGTACACAAACATTCATACAAACGGCAGTGAGCACTGCATGATACATTTATTCATGACCCAACACACAAAGTATACTGCTCCTTACACCCATCTATATATATCGATACTGAATGCAGCTGAGCTCAGCATGCACCTTCACATATATAGCAACGTACTACGTTTTAGACCTCTGATTATGATGGACCTGAGTTTTTATTCAGTTACAATATACTATGGAACGAATAATAtatgcgagagagagagagagagagagagagagagagagagagagagagagagagagagagagagagagagagagagagagagagagagagagagaccccGCATGCGCTTACTGCACGACGTTGGTAGTAGGCTTGGGCCTTTTGGGCCTTGGCTCGACGACGGTGGTATTGTCGGTGGCGCTCAGCGCAGTAGGAGTAGCCCCCCTTCGGCGTCTCTCGGCAACCAGCTGGCGGGCGAGCTTGGTGAGCGCCTCCTTGTTGGTCCCTGCGCCCTTCACCGGCTGGTACTTCCTGGTCTCGCAGTCCGTCCTGTAGACCTGCCTCTCCAGGAGGTTCTCCCCGATCTCGAGCAGCTCCTCCATGCTGCTCGTGTCGTCCATGGCTCCAAGAGAAGGGTCCAGGTGACCCTCCTGGATGCGCAAGTAGTTGTCCTCGCAGCGCTGGGACTTGAAGAGCAGGGCGACGTTGTAGTCGACGAGCGAGCCAGTGGAGTACGTGAGCATGTCGATCAGCGGCAGGGTCTTGTTGCGGAAGTTgcagacccacgggaggagacCCCACCAGTTGCACTCGTCGGCGGTGTAGGAGTGGTTCACCACGCCGGTGCCGATGGAAAGGATGCGCAGCTTGCTGCAGTCCATGGCCGATACCTCCACCAGCAGTTCCTCGCCCCTGTCGATCATCCTCCAGACCTCGTTCATCGCCACTGTGGTCTACGCGCACACATTACATTTGGTCATTTGGATATACCTCATGTCGTACAGTACATTATATTCATCGTCGTCAGTTCAAGTGATCGAATTAATTACATGGAATAACATTCATCAGTTCAGGTGAACTACATACCGGATTGTTCGCGAAGACGCCGCCATCGATGAGGTTAAACTCTTGGAAATTTAGTGGCCCAAAGCTTATAGTGTTGAATTTGTGGGCAGGGAAGTATGTTGGCGCAGCAGTTGCGGCGATGCAAACGTCTGAGAGGCAGGGGTCCATTACCCGGTCCTGTCGCGCCTGTCGTACGTACTCAAACaaacatgagcagaattatTATTCACCATCAGTACATTGATCCGGTTTAGCTAGCTAGTTTAGTATAGTACAGTACTCCTACCGTAGAGGTGGAGAAGACCACAGGCTGGTTGCGCTTGATATCGAACGTGGGCACGACGACGTTGGTGACGGTTTCTTGGAGCCGGTGGTTCCCGAGCTTCCCTATGACCACCTTGCGGAGCCCCTCGCCGTCGTACTTGGGGCGGAGGAGCAAGTACCTGACGAAATCC
The Panicum virgatum strain AP13 chromosome 6N, P.virgatum_v5, whole genome shotgun sequence genome window above contains:
- the LOC120678840 gene encoding patatin-like protein 2; this encodes MAPAATNKQQGGELRILCIDGGGIRGLIPAKILDFLEAELQRIDGSTARLADYFDCIVGTSTGALITTMLAAPNKPLCTAKEIIDLYLEEAATIFRNDHKATWVQVVLEAVLLFIKYYDGSNEILRSLHDMLALGSALEPLLRPIIDALIHAKGPSSTPAAAAANDNGGGLLQIAVLEAPPPPVSHGVEPNEEAPAAVEDYIQEHAGAILQALCHSQGLALDSPPLQEGIKEFAEGLRKMLLNPDFVRYLLLRPKYDGEGLRKVVIGKLGNHRLQETVTNVVVPTFDIKRNQPVVFSTSTARQDRVMDPCLSDVCIAATAAPTYFPAHKFNTISFGPLNFQEFNLIDGGVFANNPTTVAMNEVWRMIDRGEELLVEVSAMDCSKLRILSIGTGVVNHSYTADECNWWGLLPWVCNFRNKTLPLIDMLTYSTGSLVDYNVALLFKSQRCEDNYLRIQEGHLDPSLGAMDDTSSMEELLEIGENLLERQVYRTDCETRKYQPVKGAGTNKEALTKLARQLVAERRRRGATPTALSATDNTTVVEPRPKRPKPTTNVVQ